A window of the Lactuca sativa cultivar Salinas chromosome 5, Lsat_Salinas_v11, whole genome shotgun sequence genome harbors these coding sequences:
- the LOC128126342 gene encoding uncharacterized protein LOC128126342, which translates to MKIEDLLNDHEIRRGASADRLMPLWKEDFSEELRGRGNLVNSPKYLFPSFAAEIDVPFGGVCCGRRRTRDFDCCIDGARIEQKEMVRRFRKVQELHDDVLSNGDKTHGVC; encoded by the exons ATGAAAATCGAAGATTTGCTAAATGACCACGAGATCCGCAGAGGGGCTTCTGCGGACCGACTAATGCCTTTATGGAAAGAGGATTTCTCTGAGGAATTACGTGGCAGGGGTAATTTAGTAAATTCACCAAAATACCTCTTTCCTTCCTTCGCTGCGGAAATAGACGTTCCTTTTGGGGGAGTTTGTTGCGGAAGACGAAGAACACGGGACTTTGATTGTTGCATCGACGGAGCAAGAATCGAACAAAAAGAAATGGTGAGGCGATTCCGGAAAGTGCAAGAATTACACGATGATGTCTTATCCAATGGGGATAAAactcat GGTGTATGTTAG
- the LOC111912559 gene encoding protein SMAX1-LIKE 6 — MPTPVSSARQCLTDEAARALDDAVAVARRRCHSQTTSLHAVSALLSLPTSTLRDACARARSSAYSPRLQFRALELCVTVSLDRLPSSKSKTSDDEPPVSNSLMAAIKRSQANQRRHPETFHLYQMHQQLHNSQSSLSCVKVELKHFILSILDDPIVSRVFGDAGFRSTDIKIAILHPPTVSGFQKSMMRFPPLFLCNLPDSNTNRAGFNFPFAVDQGEEDFKRIGQVLAKKTSRNPLLIGVSADHVLAGFTDSLKMGKTDFLPTELQGLNVINIEKEIREFLVGNLSEDMMNLKLKEVRDNIDTCTNSGVILNLGELKLFLDGKSSGVLDYLVSQLSNLVSGKSWLIGSIGSYETYMKLSAKFPSLEKEWDLNLLPITSSKSSPGASQPLKSNLMGSFVPFGGFFPIQTELENSSRNSDPSVTRCDLCNKKYEHEVSIVLKGGTTVSVADQQSVGVASWLQNPESDLTKGNTGIQAIDHGSVFNARVTGLQRKWNDICRRLHGNPSSPPIRVRSQTGTDLDWRFQPDSKRAEINHHDSNQQIPCKNLSPPVDFFTTTPSSSPPTSITTDLGLGTIYVEAHEIPKSYEKDFKQIYKALVDKVGYQDDSIRAISQTITRCRIGDKRRNIWFMFCGPDRVGKKKISQAIGEVVFGNRDSLISIDLNFENQIHHRSSVFDRKTVNFSDLSFRGKTITDFIGEELTKKPRSIVLLEHIDKADFVTKENLSQAIKTGKLSDSRGREIRLTDAIFVTTLSSSEEGDGNGNGNGNGISYSEERIMNAKPFQMRILIESFTDPGTSSVLLSPVRLNSRNPVTCNKRKVIEIGDFEIMVPGIKKLKSGFDLNLPVDESEESEDETESGSQKVWLDEFLERIDEKVVMKPFDFDSLAETILKEISVCFQKSVGSNVLLEIENEVMLQILASCWLSERKENIKNWIDSVLYRGFMEAKQKQKHGVDGESMVKLMVERVMVEEDDLSCLCLPSRIMVK, encoded by the exons ATGCCAACGCCGGTCAGCTCAGCCAGGCAATGTTTAACTGACGAGGCCGCGCGTGCGTTGGATGATGCTGTAGCCGTCGCCCGCCGGCGGTGTCACTCCCAGACCACCTCTCTTCATGCCGTCTCCGCTCTTTTGTCCCTGCCGACATCCACCTTACGTGACGCGTGTGCTCGGGCGCGTAGCTCCGCTTACTCCCCTCGTCTCCAGTTTCGTGCGCTTGAGCTCTGTGTCACCGTTTCCCTCGATCGTCTTCCTTCTTCTAAAAGCAAAACATCAGATGACGAACCACCGGTTTCCAATTCACTCATGGCAGCAATCAAACGTTCTCAGGCGAATCAACGGAGGCATCCGGAGACGTTTCATTTGTATCAGATGCATCAACAGTTGCACAACTCTCAATCCTCGTTGTCGTGTGTTAAAGTCGAGCTCAAACACTTCATCTTGTCCATTCTCGATGACCCAATTGTTAGTCGGGTTTTCGGCGATGCGGGTTTCCGAAGCACCGATATCAAAATCGCAATCTTACATCCACCAACAGTTTCTGGGTTCCAGAAATCCATGATGAGGTTTCCGCCTCTGTTCCTCTGTAACCTACCCGATTCGAATACCAATCGGGCCGGGTTTAATTTCCCATTCGCTGTTGATCAAGGAGAAGAAGATTTCAAAAGAATCGGGCAAGTTTTGGCCAAGAAAACCTCAAGAAATCCACTCCTAATCGGGGTTTCCGCTGACCATGTCCTCGCTGGATTCACAGATTCTTTAAAGATGGGTAAAACAGATTTCTTGCCTACCGAATTACAAGGATTAAATGTAATCAACATCGAGAAGGAGATCCGTGAGTTTCTTGTTGGGAATTTGAGTGAAGATATGATGAATTTGAAGTTGAAGGAGGTAAGAGACAACATCGACACCTGCACAAACTCCGGTGTGATTCTCAATCTCGGAGAATTGAAGCTGTTTCTTGATGGGAAATCATCTGGCGTTCTCGACTATCTTGTTTCACAATTGAGCAATTTGGTTAGTGGGAAATCATGGTTGATTGGATCCATTGGAAGTTATGAAACTTACATGAAACTTTCAGCCAAATTCCCATCCTTGGAGAAAGAATGGGACTTGAATCTGCTTCCAATCACGTCTTCTAAATCGAGTCCTGGTGCATCACAGCCCTTGAAATCCAA CTTGATGGGGTCATTTGTGCCATTTGGTGGCTTCTTCCCTATACAAACCGAGTTGGAAAATTCATCAAGAAACTCAGATCCATCTGTAACTCGTTGTGACCTTTGCAACAAGAAGTATGAACATGAAGTTTCCATTGTTCTTAAAGGAGGAACGACAGTGTCTGTTGCTGATCAACAGTCCGTGGGTGTAGCTTCTTGGTTGCAAAATCCCGAATCTGATCTAACCAAAGGAAACACTGGAATACAG GCTATAGACCATGGCAGTGTATTCAATGCGAGGGTGACAGGGCTGCAAAGGAAATGGAACGACATATGTCGCCGTCTCCATGGCAATCCCTCATCGCCACCGATCAGGGTCCGTTCCCAAACGGGAACGGACCTTGATTGGAGATTTCAGCCTGACTCCAAACGGGCTGAAATCAACCACCACGATTCAAACCAACAAATCCCATGTAAAAATCTATCACCACCAGTCGACTTTTTTACAACTACACCATCATCCTCACCACCAACTTCCATAACAACAGATTTGGGCCTAGGAACAATCTATGTCGAGGCCCATGAAATACCAAAATCTTATGAAAAAGATTTTAAGCAAATATACAAAGCTCTTGTTGATAAAGTCGGGTATCAAGATGATTCGATTCGTGCCATTAGCCAAACGATTACGCGGTGTAGAATCGGGGACAAAAGGCGCAATATTTGGTTTATGTTTTGTGGGCCCGATAGAGTCGGGAAAAAGAAAATCAGTCAAGCAATTGGTGAAGTTGTGTTTGGAAACAGGGATAGCCTGATTTCTAtagatttgaattttgaaaaccaAATACATCACAGGAGCTCGGTTTTTGACAGGAAAACTGTAAATTTTTCTGATTTGTCATTCAGAGGAAAGACCATTACGGATTTCATCGGTGAAGAGTTGACCAAGAAACCTCGGTCAATTGTTCTTCTTGAACACATAGACAAGGCTGATTTTGTCACTAAAGAGAACTTATCTCAGGCCATCAAGACAGGGAAATTGTCCGATTCCCGTGGTCGGGAAATCCGCCTCACTGATGCCATCTTTGTAACCACCTTGAGTAGTAGTGAAGAAGGGGACGGAAACGGAAACGGAAATGGAAACGGAATCAGCTATTCCGAGGAAAGAATCATGAATGCCAAACCCTTTCAAATGAGAATCTTGATTGAAAGTTTCACGGATCCCGGAACCTCGAGTGTACTCCTTTCACCTGTACGGTTAAATTCTCGAAATCCCGTTACTTGTAACAAAAGAAAAGTTATTGAAATCGGGGATTTTGAGATAATGGTACCGGGAATCAAGAAATTGAAATCAGGTTTTGATTTGAATCTTCCGGTTGATGAATCGGAAGAGAGTGAGGATGAAACGGAATCGGGATCTCAAAAAGTGTGGTTGGATGAGTTTTTAGAGAGAATTGATGAAAAAGTGGTGATGAAACCTTTCGATTTCGACTCACTTGCAGAAACGATTTTGAAAGAAATCAGTGTTTGctttcagaaatcagttggatcAAATGTGTTGTTGGAGATCGAGAATGAAGTAATGTTACAGATTCTTGCATCCTGTTGGTTATCTGAAAGAAAAGAGAATATAAAGAACTGGATTGATAGTGTTCTGTATAGAGGGTTTATGGAAGCGAAGCAGAAGCAGAAACATGGTGTCGATGGTGAATCCATGGTGAAACTTATGGTTGAAAGGGTTATGGTTGAAGAAGATGACCTGTCGTGTCTTTGTCTTCCTTCAAGGATCATGGTGAAATGA